CGCCGCATCCAGGGCCGCAACCTGTGCCCACGTCAGCGCCAACGCGGTGTCGGTGCCCTGATAGCGCAGCCGCAACTGCCAGCGCATGCGCAGGCCGTCGCTCGCCACGCCTTGCGTCGTCAGCTCGGCGGCGGCGGCGCTCTGCAGATCGAGCAACCGCGCCCGGGCCGCCGCCAGTCCGGCCGCATCGAACGCCATTTCGAGCGAGGCCTCGCGCAGCGCCAGCTGATCGGCCAACCCCATGCCGTAGGCGCTCAGCACACCCGCGAGCGGATGGATGCAGACCCGCTGCATGCCCAGCGCATCGGCCACCGCGCAGGCGTGCTGGCCACCGGCGCCGCCGAAACACTGCAGCGTGTAGCGCGTGACGTCGTGCCCCTTGGCCACCGAGATGCGCTTGATCGCGTTGGCCATGCTCGCCACCGCGATCTGTAGCGCGCCGGCCGCGACCTGCTCGGGCGTGGTCGGCCGGCCGCTGGCTCGCGTCACTTGTTCAGCCAGATCGGCAAAACCGGCCCGCGCGGCGGCGGGGTCGAGCGGCTGGTCGGCGTCGGGCCCGAACACGCGCGGGAAAAACGCCGGCGCGATCTTGCCCAGCAGCAGGTTGGCGTCGGTGACGGCCAGCGGCCCGCCGCGCCGGTAGCAGGCCGGCCCGGGATCGGCGCCCGCGCTGTGCGGCCCCACGCGCAGCCGCGCGCCGTCGAAATGGATCACCGAGCCGCCGCCCGCGGCGACGGTGTGGATCGCCATCATCGGCGCGCGGATGCGCACGCCGGCCACCTGGGTCTCGAAGACGCGCTCGAACTGGGCGTCGCCGCCCTCGCCCGCCGCGGCGCTGAAATGCGACACATCGGTCGACGTGCCGCCCATGTCGAAGCCGATCACCTGCCGGTGCCCGGCGGCGAGCGCCGTGCGCACCATGCCGACGATGCCGCCGGCCGGGCCCGACAGCACGGCGTCCTTGCCATGAAAGGCCTGCGCCTGCGCCAACCCGCCCGAGCTCTGCATGAAGAACAGCCGCACGCCCGGCATCTGCGCGGCCACCCGGTCGACGTAGCGGCGCAGGATCGGCGACAGGTAGGCGTCGACCACCGTGGTGTCGCCGCGCGAGACCAGCTTCATCAGCGGGCTGACCTCGTGCGACACCGACACCTGCGTGTAGCCGATCGCGCGCGCCAGCTCGGCCGCGGCGGCCTCGTGGGCGGTGTGGCGCCAGCCGTGCATGAAGACGATCGCGCAGGCGCGCAGGCCGGTGTCGAAGGCCTGCTGCAGTTGGGCGCGCAGGGCATCGGGATCGAACGGGGTGACGACGGTGCCGTCGGCGCCGATGCGCTCGTCGGCCTCGATCACCGTCTCGTAAAGCAGTTCGGGCAGCACGATCCGGCGCTCGAACAGCTGCGGGCGTGCCTGCCAGGCGATGCGCAGCGCGTCGCGGAAACCGCGTGTCGTCACCAGCAGCGTGCGCTCGCCCTTGCGCTCCAGCAGCGCGTTGGTCGCCACCGTGGTGCCCATCTTGACGCAGGCCACACGCTGCGGCGTGATCGGTTCGCCGGGGCGCAGGCCCAGCAGCCGGCGGATGCCCTCGACCGCCGCGTCGGCGTACTGGCCGGGGTTCTCGCTCAGCAGCTTGAGGGGGTGCAGGCGGTCGTCGGCGTCGCAGCCGATCACGTCGGTGAAGGTGCCGCCGCGGTCGATCCAGAACTGCCAGGCGGCGTCGCTCATCTCACCCGCTCCAAGAACTCAGACGGCGCCCAGCCGCCACAGCGACGTCAGCTCGGCGGCGCGGGCGGCGTGCAGCGGGTCGCTGGAGTCGGCCGCCTTGGGGTGGCGCGGGCGGATGTCGAGGCGGTCGATCACGCGCAGGCCGGCGGCGTCGAACCAGCTGGTCAGGGTTTCGCGGGTGCGCAGGCCCAGGTGCTCGGCCAGGTCGGACAGGATCAGCCAGCCCTCGCCGCCGGGCGCCAGGTGCGCGGCCAGGCCGCTCAGGAAACCGCGCAGCATGCGGCTGTCGGGGTCGTAGATGGCGTGTTCGAGCGCCGAACTCGGTTTGCCCGGCAGCCACGGCGGATTGCAGACCACCAGCGGCGCGCGGCCGCTCGGGAACAGGTCGGTCTTGAGCAGTTCGACCCGGGCGGTGCAGCCGAGCCGGGCCAGGTTGTCGGCGGCACAGGCCAGCGCACGCGGGTCGGTGTCGGTGGCGACCACGTGTTCGACACCCCGGCGCACCAGCAGCGCGGCCAGCACGCCGGTGCCGGTGCCGATGTCGAAGGCCAGGGTCTCGGACGGCAGCGGTGCCTGCGCCACCAGGTCGACGTATTCGCCGCGCACCGGCGAGAACACGCCGTAGTGCGGGTGGATGCGCCCCTTCAGCGCCGCGATCTCGACGCCCTTCTTGCGCCACTCGTGCGCGCCGACCAGCCCGAGCAGCTCGCGCAGCGACACCACCGACGGCTGGCCACCGGCCGCGCCCCAGGCCTCGCCCAGCGCCGCGTGCAGGTCGGGCGCACGCCGCAGCGGGATCGCGTGATCGGCGTCGACCGGGATCAGCACCGCGCCCAGCAGCCGCGCGCGCTGCGCCTGCGCCATGCGGTGCAGGTGGAAGGCCTCGGTGATCGACGCCGGCGTGTGCGCCTTGTGCGGCTTGCGGTCGACGCGCCGGGCGAGCGCCTGCAGCAGCAGGCGGGCGTTGTGGAAATCGCCGCGCCACAGCAGCACCGTGCCGCCGCTGGCCAGGCGCCAGGCGGTGTCGGCGTTGATGCGGTCGTCGGCCAGCACCACCTTGTGCGGCACCGCCCCGCCGCTCTCGCAGCGCCAGAGTGCCTGCTGCGGCTGCCCGCCTTCGTCCCAGCGGATCAAGGGGGCGGGCGCATTCGGGGTCAAGGTCAAGGTCGATGTCTCAGTTGGGGGCGGAGGCGGCATCGTCGCTGCGGCGCGCCTTGAATTCACGTCGGGCCGCCTTGGCGGCGGCGCTGGCTGCGGCGCCGACGGTCTGGGCGCCTTCCCTGGTGGCTTTCCAGGCGCCCTGGGCGCGGGTGGAGGCGGCCTCGCCGACCTCGCGGGAGGTGCGCGAGACCGCGCCGCCCACCTCGCGGGCGCCACCGGCGATCGCCGAGGCGGCTTCCTTGGCGCCCTTGGCGATCGCGCCGCCGGTCTCGCGGGCGCGTTCGGCCAGCTCGCCGGTGATCGAGCCCGAGGCCGCGCTCGACGGCGATTCGGCCGCCGTCACCGCTGCGCCGCCGGCGTCGGCCGCGCGGGCGGTGGTGGTGATGCACAGCGCCGCGACGGCAAGCAGCGCGCAGGCCAGGATCCTGGCGGGCAACAGATCGGTCTTCGACATCGCGCAAAACTCCACGGTACGGCAAGGGGTGCGCATGATGGTAACGACCGGCCGCACGCGTCAAGCCGCCGTTGCGAGCTGTTGTAACAACGGCCGCTCGGCGCCCGGACCGGCCTGCGGCACGGCCGGCGTGGCGTGTGCATCGCCCCAGCCGCGCTGCAGGCAGGCCTCGACGACGGTCGGATCGCTGAGGGTGCGCAGCTCGGCAAAGGCCAGTTCGGCGCCCGGATGGACGCGGCGCAGGAAGTTGAGCCACTGCTTGACCCGCCCGATGCGGTCGCGCGAGCTCATGCGCGGCGCGTTCAGCGCCCAGAACAGCTGCAGCAGCCGTTGCAGGTCGGCCCACGGCACGCCGGTCTGCGTCGCATCGTCGACCGGTCGGCCGCGGGCGATGATCGCCAGCGCCAGGCCCGGGTCGGCCACCATGCCGCGGCCGAGCATCAGGTCGTCGCAGCCGCTTTCGCGGCGGCAGCGCAGCGCGTCGTCGGCATTCCAGATCTCGCCGTTGGCGACCACCGGCACCGGCACGGCGGCGCGCACCTCGGCCACCTTGGCCCACCAGGCCGGCGGGCGATAACCCTGCGCCTTGGTGCGCGCGTGCACCACCAGCTCGGCGGCACCGCCGTCCACCAGGGCCTGGGCGCAGTCGACCGCGTGTTCGTCATGGTCGTAACCGAGCCGCATCTTGGCCGACACCGGCAGGTGCGCCGGCACCGCGCGCCGCACCGCCGCGACGATCGCCGCCAGCCGCTGCGGCTCGCGCAGCAGCGCCGCGCCGCCGCCGTGGCGGTTCACCACCTGGGCCGGGCAGCCGAAGTTCAGGTCGACCCCTTCGGCGCCCATCTGCGCCAGCCGGGCGGCGTTGTCGGCCAGGCAGGCGGCGTCGGACCCCATCAGCTGCGGCCGCACCGGCACGCCCGACGGCGTGCGGCAACCGTGTTCGAGCTCCGGCACGATGCGCAAGAACACGCGCTCGGGCAGCAGCGTGCCGGTGACACGGATGAACTCCGACACGCAGCGGTCGACGCCGCCCACACGCGTCAGGATGTCGCGCAACGGCGCGTCGAGCAGCCCCTCCATGGGCGCGAGCAATAACCTCATGGGCCGGATTGTCCCGCAGCGCCCCGGCCGACCCGATCGAACGGACGAACGGACGCCAGCCGCGGCGACAGGGCGACACGCTTGCTCACCAAGCGACAAGCCGATCGGGCGGCGACGCGCCCACCCGGCGCTAAAGTGGCCGGCACCGCCTCGAACCAAGCCACCGCGATGCCACACCGCCTGCCCCACCCGTCTCGCCGCATCGCCCGCACGACCCGCCGGTGGGCCGTCAGCACCGTCATCGGCTTCGGCCTGGGTCTGTCACTGGCCGCTTGCGCCGCCGCCAGCGGCGCCGATCCGGCAGCGCCGCAGCCCCGCGCCGCGCCGCAGCCGGCGCTGTCGAAAGCGGCCGAACTGCAGACCGCCATCCGGATCGAGATCGGCCAGCCGCGCTGCACCGCCGACAGCCAGTGCCGCAGCCTGCCGGTCGGTCACAAGGCCTGCGGCGGCCCGGAAGGCCATCTGGCCTGGTCGACCGCCGTCAGCGACGAGACGCGGCTGCTGGCGCTGGCGCGTGAACAATCCGAGCTGCGCCGCCAGGAGGTCGAGGCGCGCGGCCTGATGTCGAACTGCCAGGTTCAGGCCGACCCCGGCGCGGTCTGCCGGCAAGGGCTGTGCGTGCTGGCCCCAGCCGGTGCGGCCGGGGCATCCGGCGGCGCCAACCCGGCGCGCTGACGCTGGCACGGGCCGGGCACTCGCAGGACACGCCGGGCGCTCAGAACCCCGAACCGGGCTGCTTCAGGAACTCGATCTCGTCGGCCGTGCTGACACGCCCGAGGATCGGGTTGCGATGCGGGAAGCGACCGAAGCGCGCCACGATGTCGTGATGGCGCCGGGCCCAGTCGAGCAGGCCGGCGAGGCCGGGTTCGTCGCGCCCGAGCTGCTCGAACAGCGCCATCGAACAGTGCTGCGCCACCATCGACTCGGCATGCTCGAACGGCAGGTAGACGAACTGGCGCTGCACGCCGCTGAGCCTGCGGTCGGCGCCGCGCTTGACCAGCCGGGTGGCCGCCTCGAGTGCCAGGCTGTCGCCGGCAAAGGCGCGCGGGGTGCCACGGAACAGGTTGCGAGGGAACTGGTCGAGCACGATGATCTCGGCCAGCGCCGAGCCGGTCTCGTCGGCCCAGGACATCAGTTCACCGGCCAGGCCGCTCTCGATCAGCGGGCCGAAACGCGTGCCGATCAGGGCGTCGAAGGCGGCGTCCTTCTCGAACCACTGGCGCCGGGGCTGCAGATGGCCGGGATCGCCGGGTGGGCCGAACCAGAAATCGAGCACCGCCTGCGCCTCGGCCGGGCGCCCGGGTGACGCGAGTGAATCTGCAGACATCGCCGGCCTCCTGGCCCGTCAGGAACACGCCGCCAGTGTGCCCGCGTCGCGGCCGGCCTGCAGAACAGCCCCGAAACGGAAAATCGAGGCGTTGTTCAGCCGACACGCCGAACCGCGGTCGGCGCCCCCCGGGTCGGCGCCACCCGGGCCTGGGCCACCTCGGCCGGCTGCAGCAGCCAGCGGTGGCCGGCGAGCAACGACTGCAGCGAGGCCAGGCTGGCACGGCGCTTGACCGCATCGAGCAGCTCGTCGCCGATCTCGTGCGCGCCGACGATCACGACGCCGATCAGGCGGTCGCCCCCGGCGTGTTCCTCGACCACCAGCTTGCAGTAGCCAGGCCCGGCGTCGGCCTCGTCGGGTTCGTCACCGGCCAGCGAACCGGCGCACAGCAGCTCGCTCTGGCCGGCCCCGCCGGCACCGGCCGCACCGGCGCTGCGCACCTCGATGCCACGCAGCTTGAGCGCCGTCACCGGCTGGATCGATTCGAAGCGGGCGGCCAGCCCGAGCGCGCTGCGCGCCGCCACCTCGCCCTGCGCGACGGCGATCGCCCACAGGCCGAACTGTTCGCCCTCGAACTCGGCCACGTCGCCGGCCGCGTAGACGTGTTCGGCGCTGGTGCGCATCTGCGCGTCCACCGTGATGCCGCGGCCGGTGGCCAGGCCGGCGGCGTGCGCCAGCGTCAGCTCGGCGCGGGTGCCGGCGCACACCACCAGCAGTTCGGTGGGCAGCTCGCGGCCGTCCTCGAGCCGGATGGCGCTGATGCGGCCCGCGCTGCGCACCACCCGGCGCAGCTTGGCGTTGCCGACCAGCTCGATGCCCTGGCCGCTCAGGTGCGCGACCACCAACTCGCTGGCCGCGCGGTCGATCTGGCGATCGAGCACCTGCTCGTTCAGGCTCAGCACCTGCACGCCCAGGCCCAGCTGCCGCAAGGACGCCGCGGCCTCCAGCCCGAGCAGGCCGGCGCCGACCACCACCGCGTGGCGCGCGCCGTGGCGCTGCACGAAGGCGCGGATCGCCATCGCGTCGTTGGCCTGGCGCAGCAGGAAGGAGCCGGCGATGCCGAAACCCTCCACCGGCGGCATCCAGGCCTGGCTGCCGTTGGCCAGGATGAGGCGGTCGTAGCCGAGCGTCTCGCCGGTCGCCAGCTGCACCTGGCGGCCGGTGGTGTCGACGTCGGTGGCGCGGGTGTTGAGCCAGTGCGTGATGCGCTGTTCGGCGTACCAGGCGTCGGGCTTCAGGCCCATGCCCTGCATGCCCGAGCGCTGGTTGATCAGCGCGCTGACCGCCATGCGGTTGTAGGGCAGGTAACGCTCGCGGGCGATCAGGTGGATCTCGCAATCCGGGTGATGGCGGCGCACGTGCTCGGCCGCGGTCAGGCCGGCCACGCCGTTGCCGACGATGACGACGCTGCGGATCGAGCGGTCGTGCCTGGCTACCACCGGCGCCACGACCGACGCCACGACCGACACGGCCGCCGGTGCGGCGTGGCGTGTGGGCGCAGGCGCAGCGCCGGGCGCATCGACGGCATGCGGCTTGAGCTCGACCGTGACGGTACCGGCATTGCGTACCCGCGCCATGCAGGCCATGCGGGTGTTCGACGCGTGGCCCAGGCGGGCCAGCGTCGCGCGCTCGGTGTCGCCGATCGGGCCCAGGCAATCGGCGCCGCCGGTGATCGCGATGGGGTCGCCGCCACAGGCGCCGGCGCGGCAGCCGGCCTGGATCGCCGCGCCGCAGCCCTCGAGGGTGTCGAGCAGGCTGGCGCCCTTTTTCAGCGGCACGCAGCGGCCCTCGGGCTCGATGCGCAGTTCGGGGCGCGAACCGGCCTTGGGTGCCGCAGCGGCCGGGGGGCGTGCCACGGCATCGGCCGGCGCTGCCTCGAGCGGCGCCAGCGCGCCGGGCTGGGTGTCGCCACCCTGGATGCGCGCCGAGTTGGCGGCCGGCGCGTCCGATGCCACCGGCTCGACATCGACCCGGCGCGGCACGATGTTGCGGTGCAGGCGCACGGTCTCGACCACCACCGGCGCGAGATGGATCTCGCCGCCCTGGCCACGGCGCACCTGCTCGTTCAGGAACAGTCGCTCGGCCTGGATCGACCGTGCGATCCACACCAGGCTGGCGATCACCACGGCGGCGCGCACGGCGCCGACCAGCGTCAGGTCGATCGGCGCGCCCAGCTGCTGCAGCGTGTTGAGCACGATCGGCGCCGCGAACCAGTAGTAGACATTGATCGCCAGCGCCGCGAACACCACCGGCAGGCGGTTGCGGGTCGACTTCAGCAGCAGGTCGAGCAGCGTGAACACGGTCAGGCTGCTGGCCATGTAGAGCAGCATCTGCAGCACCACCGCGCCGGCGCCGATCTGCGCGGTGCCGGGCACCAGGTAGAAGCCCAGGATCAGGCCCGGAAACAGGCCGGCGAAGAAGCGCCGGAAGTCGCGGTAGCTCGGGTCGGCGTCGTACTGGTCAGCAAGATACGCCGAGCCGGGGTTGAAGTCGTAGCAGTTCTTGGCGCAGCCCACGCACGGCTCGCACTGGGTGTTGGCGATCTTCAGGAACGGGGTCTGGCCGTAGAGACGCTGCACCGGCAGCAGCGGGCAGATGCTGCTGCACCAGCCGCTCTTGCCCTTGAAGACGATGCCGCCGGCAAACGCCATCACCATCGCGCCGACGATCAGGGCGGCGGTGGCGACACCGCTGGTGTTGAACATCAGCTTGCGCGCCAGGATCGCGGCGATGAACAGGCCGATACCGATCGGAAACGCCGCGCCGGTGGCGAGCGTCTTCTGGTTGATCTTCTTGATCAGCCCGAGCCGGCGCGGCGCCTGGTTGCTGCTGGCCAGCGGGCAGACGTTGCGCCAGATGCCCGGCGTCAGCATGAACACCAGCGGCAGCACCGGCACGATCAGGCCCCAGAACAGCGGCAGGCCCTGCTCGGGCCGCAGCGCCAGCAGGCCGGCCACGGCCAGCGCGCCGAGCACGCTGCACAGCCGCAGCAGCCGCCAGGCCCAGCCGGGCAGGTAGCTGTTCATCTGCATGAAATTCGGAAACGGCTGCCATGCGGCGGCACCAGCCCCGGTCGGGTTCGACATCGTCAGACTCCTTGAATGATCTGCCGACGCCTCTCATGCACAAGCCGTGCGCCAGCTACTTGCTGCGCACCTTAAGCGGTTGTTAATGTTTCAAGGGTGTGGGATCGGAGCAAGCGGTAAGCGGGGTGACACGGTGATGCGAAGGGTTGGCGCGCTGTCACACATCGCGCCGGGAAACCGGCCGCCGACACAAAGCGATTCGAGTGGGTGACGACCGCGCCTGCGGGACGTGCGCCCAGTTTCCGGTTGACGCGCAGGCCGAAACCGCAAAAACTGATCAACCCTCCACCCCATTTGAGCGAGCGAACGTCATGGCAACCCAGAAAACCGCCCGTCCGACGACCCCGTCACTGGCCCCTGCGATCAAGAAGACCGCCGCACCCGCCGCGAAGAAGGCCGCCGCCTCGGGCGCGACGGACGCGGCGAACCTGGCCAGCGCCGCCCGCGTCACGCAGTCGGCCGGCCAGCTGGCCGCGCGGGCTGCCAGCCGCGCGCTGCCGGCCGCGCCCAGCCTGACCTCCGAACTCAACAACATCGACTTCCAGAAGATGATCGGCGGCCCGCTGCAGGCGGCCGTCGACGCGCAGGTGAAATCGTCGCTGGCCACGGTCGAGTTCATCAACGCGGTGGGGTTCACGACCGCCCCCCAGACCCAGAAGCGCGAGCTGGTGATGGTCGACTTCTCGCACACCAAGAAGGACGTCGACGACACGGGCGCCGCCAAGGTCACCGACGTCAACGTCAAGGTGCCGCTGCTGGCGATGCTGCAGATCCCCAGCCTGCGCATCGAGCACGTCATCATCGACTTCAACGTCAAGCTCAACTCGGTGCAGACCAGCAGCGTGTCCGACAAGCTGGGCATCGACGCCAGTGCCAGTGGCGGCTGGGGGCCGGTGAACTTCAAGGTCTCGGCGTCATATCAGCGCCAGTCGAGCAGCGGGGTCGAGGTGAAGAAGGAGTACGCGCTCAACGTCAACGTCAAGGCGGTGCAGGACGAGATCCCGGCCGGGCTCGAGAAGATCCTCGGCATGCTGTCCGCCTGAGGCCCGGCCATGCCCGAAGTCACCCTCGCCGACTACACCGGCTACATCCTGCTGGAGCTCACCAAGGCGCGCGAGATGGCCGACGCCTACTCGCGCGAGGTGGCCGAGCGCTACCGCAACGACCCGGTGCTGCAGCATTTCTCGACCCCGCGGTTCAAGATCCCGAAGATGGAGCTGACGATTCCGGTGCTGATCTCGGGCGCCCGGTATTCGCAGGTGATCGACTTCGTGATGCCGATCCGCGATTTCGAGAAACTGGTGCTGAGCGCCGTCAACGACGTGGTGCGCACGGTCAACCTGTCGAACGCGCCGGTGGTGTCGGTGGTGGCGCCGATCAAGCTCGACATGGGCACGGTGTTCGCACCGGCCAGCCTGGTGGTGCGCGGCAAGCGGGCCAGTCGGGAGCTGGGTGTCGACAACTCGCTGCGGGCCTCGATCGAGGCCTTCTTCATCGCGCTGGCCGAGCACGAGGACCTCAGCCAGCCCGACAGCCTGATCGAGTTCCACTGGCGCAACATCTTTTCGCAGGCCCTCAAGACCGCCAAGCTGATGGACGCCTACACCCGCGCCAACCCGAGCGACGCGCTGTTCCACAAGTCGCTGGCCAGCCTCGCCGCGCCGATCAAGTCGGCCATCGTGGTGAGCAAGACGACGATCTCCAACCTGCTGGTCAGCCCGGAGACCAACAACGTCAAGAACGGCAGCAACGAGTCGTCGGTGTTCACGATCAAGGCCGAGGTGCTGGAGGAAGGTTTCTTCATCAAGTCGATCCGCGACGACATGACCGGCGAAGTGCGGCAGGTCGTCGAGTTCGAGTGAGCCATGCTGCCCTTCGTGCACGCCCGCCTGGCCCGCTACCGGGGCCTGATCGAGGCTTCCAACCTGCTGGCCGGCCGGGCCTTGCGGCAGGAACTGCAACTGGCCGAGAGCGTCGTCGCGCACCTGCACCACTGTGCGCAGGCCTACCAGTCGCTCGGCCAGTCGGCCGTCGAGAGCCGGATGCTGAACCTGGCGCTCGACAT
This portion of the Leptothrix cholodnii SP-6 genome encodes:
- a CDS encoding DUF924 family protein, with translation MSADSLASPGRPAEAQAVLDFWFGPPGDPGHLQPRRQWFEKDAAFDALIGTRFGPLIESGLAGELMSWADETGSALAEIIVLDQFPRNLFRGTPRAFAGDSLALEAATRLVKRGADRRLSGVQRQFVYLPFEHAESMVAQHCSMALFEQLGRDEPGLAGLLDWARRHHDIVARFGRFPHRNPILGRVSTADEIEFLKQPGSGF
- a CDS encoding 50S ribosomal protein L11 methyltransferase produces the protein MPPPPPTETSTLTLTPNAPAPLIRWDEGGQPQQALWRCESGGAVPHKVVLADDRINADTAWRLASGGTVLLWRGDFHNARLLLQALARRVDRKPHKAHTPASITEAFHLHRMAQAQRARLLGAVLIPVDADHAIPLRRAPDLHAALGEAWGAAGGQPSVVSLRELLGLVGAHEWRKKGVEIAALKGRIHPHYGVFSPVRGEYVDLVAQAPLPSETLAFDIGTGTGVLAALLVRRGVEHVVATDTDPRALACAADNLARLGCTARVELLKTDLFPSGRAPLVVCNPPWLPGKPSSALEHAIYDPDSRMLRGFLSGLAAHLAPGGEGWLILSDLAEHLGLRTRETLTSWFDAAGLRVIDRLDIRPRHPKAADSSDPLHAARAAELTSLWRLGAV
- a CDS encoding FAD-dependent oxidoreductase, with the protein product MSNPTGAGAAAWQPFPNFMQMNSYLPGWAWRLLRLCSVLGALAVAGLLALRPEQGLPLFWGLIVPVLPLVFMLTPGIWRNVCPLASSNQAPRRLGLIKKINQKTLATGAAFPIGIGLFIAAILARKLMFNTSGVATAALIVGAMVMAFAGGIVFKGKSGWCSSICPLLPVQRLYGQTPFLKIANTQCEPCVGCAKNCYDFNPGSAYLADQYDADPSYRDFRRFFAGLFPGLILGFYLVPGTAQIGAGAVVLQMLLYMASSLTVFTLLDLLLKSTRNRLPVVFAALAINVYYWFAAPIVLNTLQQLGAPIDLTLVGAVRAAVVIASLVWIARSIQAERLFLNEQVRRGQGGEIHLAPVVVETVRLHRNIVPRRVDVEPVASDAPAANSARIQGGDTQPGALAPLEAAPADAVARPPAAAAPKAGSRPELRIEPEGRCVPLKKGASLLDTLEGCGAAIQAGCRAGACGGDPIAITGGADCLGPIGDTERATLARLGHASNTRMACMARVRNAGTVTVELKPHAVDAPGAAPAPTRHAAPAAVSVVASVVAPVVARHDRSIRSVVIVGNGVAGLTAAEHVRRHHPDCEIHLIARERYLPYNRMAVSALINQRSGMQGMGLKPDAWYAEQRITHWLNTRATDVDTTGRQVQLATGETLGYDRLILANGSQAWMPPVEGFGIAGSFLLRQANDAMAIRAFVQRHGARHAVVVGAGLLGLEAAASLRQLGLGVQVLSLNEQVLDRQIDRAASELVVAHLSGQGIELVGNAKLRRVVRSAGRISAIRLEDGRELPTELLVVCAGTRAELTLAHAAGLATGRGITVDAQMRTSAEHVYAAGDVAEFEGEQFGLWAIAVAQGEVAARSALGLAARFESIQPVTALKLRGIEVRSAGAAGAGGAGQSELLCAGSLAGDEPDEADAGPGYCKLVVEEHAGGDRLIGVVIVGAHEIGDELLDAVKRRASLASLQSLLAGHRWLLQPAEVAQARVAPTRGAPTAVRRVG
- a CDS encoding DUF2589 domain-containing protein — encoded protein: MATQKTARPTTPSLAPAIKKTAAPAAKKAAASGATDAANLASAARVTQSAGQLAARAASRALPAAPSLTSELNNIDFQKMIGGPLQAAVDAQVKSSLATVEFINAVGFTTAPQTQKRELVMVDFSHTKKDVDDTGAAKVTDVNVKVPLLAMLQIPSLRIEHVIIDFNVKLNSVQTSSVSDKLGIDASASGGWGPVNFKVSASYQRQSSSGVEVKKEYALNVNVKAVQDEIPAGLEKILGMLSA
- a CDS encoding tRNA dihydrouridine synthase; this translates as MRLLLAPMEGLLDAPLRDILTRVGGVDRCVSEFIRVTGTLLPERVFLRIVPELEHGCRTPSGVPVRPQLMGSDAACLADNAARLAQMGAEGVDLNFGCPAQVVNRHGGGAALLREPQRLAAIVAAVRRAVPAHLPVSAKMRLGYDHDEHAVDCAQALVDGGAAELVVHARTKAQGYRPPAWWAKVAEVRAAVPVPVVANGEIWNADDALRCRRESGCDDLMLGRGMVADPGLALAIIARGRPVDDATQTGVPWADLQRLLQLFWALNAPRMSSRDRIGRVKQWLNFLRRVHPGAELAFAELRTLSDPTVVEACLQRGWGDAHATPAVPQAGPGAERPLLQQLATAA